Proteins encoded by one window of Apus apus isolate bApuApu2 chromosome 17, bApuApu2.pri.cur, whole genome shotgun sequence:
- the FN3K gene encoding fructosamine-3-kinase isoform X1, with protein MEKILKTELKTSVLKAFGSSGGGCISQGQGYETDSGRVFVKINHKPQARRMFEGEMASLEAIQKTNIVRVPQPIKVIDLPGGGAMFVMEYLKMKHLSKYSSKLGEQIADLHLYNQKLGEKLRKEGNTIGKGACHSESEYVDKFGFHTATCCGYIAQVNDWQSDWPSFFIRHRLQAQLDLIERDYGDREARELWSQLKLKIPEMFRDVEVVPSLLHGDLWAGNVAEDDSGPIIFDPASFYGHSEFELAIAGMFGGFSSCFFSAYHSKIPKAPGFEKRNKLYQLFNYINHWNHFGTGYRGSTLNVMRKLLK; from the exons AtggaaaaaatcctgaaaacagAATTGAAAACTTCTGTCCTGAAGGCATTTGGGAGCTCAGGAGGAGGATGCATCAGCCAAGGCCAAGGTTATGAAACCGACAGCGGGCGAGTATTTGTTAAAATCAACCACAAACCTCAG GCCAGGAGAATGTTTGAAGGGGAGATGGCAAGTTTGGAAGCTATTCAGAAAACCAATATTGTGCGAGTGCCTCAGCCTATTAAAGTAATTGACCTACCTGGAGGAGGAGCAATGTTTGTCATGGAGTACCTGAAGATGAAGCATCTCAGCAA ATACTCCTCAAAGCTTGGAGAGCAGATAGCAGATCTTCATCTTTATAACCAGAAACTTGGAGAGAAATTGAGAAAGGAGGGAAACACAATTG gCAAAGGAGCATGTCACTCTGAGTCTGAGTATGTGGATAAGTTTGGATTCCATACAGCCACTTGCTGTGGTTATATAGCCCAG GTGAATGACTGGCAGAGTGACTGGCCTTCCTTCTTCATTCGTCACCGGCTCCAAGCGCAGTTGGATTTGATTGAAAGAGATTATGGAGATAGAGAAGCCAGAGAACTTTGGTCACAGCTAAAA ctaaAGATTCCTGAAATGTTCCGTGATGTAGAAGTTGTTCCTTCTCTCCTGCATGGGGACCTGTGGGCAGGAAATGTGGCTGAGGATGACTCTGGGCCAATTATCTTTGACCCTGCTTCCTTCTATGGCCATTCAGAATTTGAACTGGCCATTGCTGGAATGTTTGGTGGGTTtagcagctgttttttctctgcctaTCACAGTAAAATACCCAAAGCTCCAGGATTTGAGAAACGAAACAAGTTGTATCAGCTGTTTAATTACATAAACCACTGGAACCATTTTGGAACTGGGTACAGGGGGTCTACCCTAAATGTAATGagaaaacttttaaagtaa
- the FN3K gene encoding fructosamine-3-kinase isoform X2: MFEGEMASLEAIQKTNIVRVPQPIKVIDLPGGGAMFVMEYLKMKHLSKYSSKLGEQIADLHLYNQKLGEKLRKEGNTIGKGACHSESEYVDKFGFHTATCCGYIAQVNDWQSDWPSFFIRHRLQAQLDLIERDYGDREARELWSQLKLKIPEMFRDVEVVPSLLHGDLWAGNVAEDDSGPIIFDPASFYGHSEFELAIAGMFGGFSSCFFSAYHSKIPKAPGFEKRNKLYQLFNYINHWNHFGTGYRGSTLNVMRKLLK; the protein is encoded by the exons ATGTTTGAAGGGGAGATGGCAAGTTTGGAAGCTATTCAGAAAACCAATATTGTGCGAGTGCCTCAGCCTATTAAAGTAATTGACCTACCTGGAGGAGGAGCAATGTTTGTCATGGAGTACCTGAAGATGAAGCATCTCAGCAA ATACTCCTCAAAGCTTGGAGAGCAGATAGCAGATCTTCATCTTTATAACCAGAAACTTGGAGAGAAATTGAGAAAGGAGGGAAACACAATTG gCAAAGGAGCATGTCACTCTGAGTCTGAGTATGTGGATAAGTTTGGATTCCATACAGCCACTTGCTGTGGTTATATAGCCCAG GTGAATGACTGGCAGAGTGACTGGCCTTCCTTCTTCATTCGTCACCGGCTCCAAGCGCAGTTGGATTTGATTGAAAGAGATTATGGAGATAGAGAAGCCAGAGAACTTTGGTCACAGCTAAAA ctaaAGATTCCTGAAATGTTCCGTGATGTAGAAGTTGTTCCTTCTCTCCTGCATGGGGACCTGTGGGCAGGAAATGTGGCTGAGGATGACTCTGGGCCAATTATCTTTGACCCTGCTTCCTTCTATGGCCATTCAGAATTTGAACTGGCCATTGCTGGAATGTTTGGTGGGTTtagcagctgttttttctctgcctaTCACAGTAAAATACCCAAAGCTCCAGGATTTGAGAAACGAAACAAGTTGTATCAGCTGTTTAATTACATAAACCACTGGAACCATTTTGGAACTGGGTACAGGGGGTCTACCCTAAATGTAATGagaaaacttttaaagtaa